The following are from one region of the Halarcobacter sp. genome:
- a CDS encoding FIST N-terminal domain-containing protein codes for MKTFNYNIKNGIENSNINLNILKDEKNILIQVFCGQGFDALKDIIEKLKKELPQSIIIGTTTDGEIKNNSITTSNTIVSISIFHKTKIIASYVEEENSFKNGFNLAKNLITHNTKLLILFTDGTTTNGENFLKGVESFSNTTPICGGMAGDNGKFTQTFISYQDKILKSGAVGVSLNSEQLKIHNDYRFNWSPIGIEHTIDKIEDNRVYSINGMSPVEFYAKYLGEDVAMALPATGIEFPLIVEKEGIPTARAVIAKHNDGSVSFAGNLKEGDKVKLGFGNAEMIMQNPLESLNSFGSMKPESFFLFSCMARRRYMPSFIQVEVEPFARIAPTTGFFTYAEFYHNGTNNLLLNQTLTIVALTEDCSKNDFQELNLESKETNEHARTIKALTHLIQQSTKDYDKQTSKLNEEKLYTHNLLAAQKQFLRHTIHETNTPLSSIMWNIELHEMELGKNRYLSNIEVAMKNLFSIYDDLSYLVKRDQINYTSQKVDLTDYVRSRIDFFSQVALKANSKLVFDSSNKPRFINFNETKLQRIIDNNLTNAIKYTFENQDIHIILYGEDDFYKLQFTSHSSVIQEPQKIFEEYYREEKLKEGFGLGLNLVKKICDEEDVKIKLESNSHFTTFSYYFKKENKDENSIT; via the coding sequence ATGAAAACTTTTAACTATAATATTAAAAATGGTATTGAAAATAGCAATATTAATCTAAACATCTTAAAAGATGAAAAAAATATATTAATACAAGTTTTTTGTGGTCAAGGTTTCGATGCTTTAAAAGATATTATAGAAAAACTTAAAAAAGAACTTCCCCAATCTATTATTATTGGGACAACAACAGATGGAGAGATAAAAAATAATTCTATTACCACATCTAATACTATTGTTTCTATCTCGATTTTTCATAAAACTAAAATCATAGCCTCTTATGTAGAAGAAGAAAACTCTTTTAAAAATGGTTTTAATCTTGCAAAAAATCTAATTACACATAATACTAAACTTCTAATACTTTTTACAGATGGGACAACAACAAATGGAGAAAACTTTTTAAAAGGTGTAGAATCTTTTAGTAACACTACTCCCATTTGTGGAGGAATGGCTGGAGATAATGGAAAATTTACCCAAACATTTATTTCATATCAAGACAAAATTTTAAAAAGTGGTGCAGTTGGAGTATCTTTAAATTCGGAACAATTAAAAATACATAATGATTATAGATTTAACTGGTCTCCTATTGGAATAGAACACACTATTGATAAAATTGAAGATAATAGGGTTTATAGTATAAATGGTATGTCTCCTGTCGAGTTTTATGCAAAATATTTAGGGGAAGATGTAGCAATGGCACTTCCTGCAACAGGAATTGAGTTCCCACTTATTGTTGAAAAAGAGGGGATTCCTACAGCTAGAGCAGTTATAGCTAAACACAATGATGGAAGTGTAAGTTTTGCAGGAAATCTAAAAGAGGGAGATAAGGTAAAACTTGGTTTTGGAAATGCTGAGATGATTATGCAAAACCCTTTAGAGAGTCTAAACAGTTTTGGTTCAATGAAACCAGAAAGCTTTTTTTTATTTTCTTGTATGGCTAGAAGAAGATATATGCCTAGTTTTATCCAAGTAGAAGTTGAGCCTTTCGCAAGGATTGCTCCAACAACAGGATTTTTTACCTATGCTGAGTTTTATCATAATGGAACAAACAATCTTCTTTTAAATCAAACCTTAACAATAGTTGCACTTACAGAAGATTGTTCTAAAAATGATTTTCAAGAATTAAATTTGGAATCTAAAGAAACAAATGAACATGCTAGAACAATAAAAGCCTTAACACATCTTATACAACAATCAACAAAAGATTATGATAAACAAACTTCAAAATTAAATGAAGAAAAATTATATACACACAATCTATTAGCTGCGCAAAAACAGTTTTTAAGGCATACAATTCATGAAACAAATACTCCCTTATCTTCTATTATGTGGAATATTGAGCTACATGAAATGGAACTGGGAAAAAATAGATATTTATCAAATATTGAAGTTGCTATGAAAAATCTTTTTTCAATATATGATGATTTGAGCTATTTAGTAAAAAGAGACCAAATCAATTACACAAGTCAAAAAGTAGATTTAACTGATTATGTAAGAAGTCGAATTGACTTTTTCTCTCAAGTTGCATTAAAAGCAAACTCAAAATTGGTATTTGATAGTTCAAATAAACCAAGATTTATAAACTTCAATGAAACAAAACTTCAAAGAATTATAGACAATAATTTAACAAATGCTATAAAATATACCTTTGAAAATCAAGATATTCATATTATACTTTATGGAGAAGATGATTTTTATAAATTACAATTTACAAGTCATTCAAGTGTAATCCAAGAGCCTCAAAAAATATTTGAAGAATACTATAGAGAAGAAAAACTAAAAGAGGGTTTTGGATTAGGTTTAAATTTGGTAAAAAAAATTTGTGATGAAGAAGATGTAAAAATAAAGCTTGAATCAAATAGCCATTTTACAACTTTTTCATACTACTTTAAAAAGGAAAATAAAGATGAAAATTCTATTACTTGA
- a CDS encoding response regulator transcription factor has product MKILLLEDDLMLNDAINQYLTSVGHQIVSSKDGKTCLEILEHEKFDMLILDINLPDINGFTILEELHKQKRTIPTIFISALLDIEDISRAFDIGCHDYLKKPFHLKELNLRINKILKSSIVPQNHKRLSKQYSFDHDNMTLYFNNEPHILPKRQLMIISLLSKNRSLVVNYDMFREYAYDGDDIDTATIRAEVNRVKKVLKEDFIINIRGIGYMVERPN; this is encoded by the coding sequence ATGAAAATTCTATTACTTGAAGATGATTTGATGTTAAATGATGCAATAAATCAATACTTAACATCAGTGGGACATCAAATTGTATCCTCAAAAGATGGAAAGACTTGCCTTGAAATATTAGAGCATGAAAAATTTGATATGTTGATATTGGATATTAACCTTCCAGATATTAATGGTTTTACAATTTTAGAAGAGCTTCATAAACAAAAAAGAACTATCCCTACTATATTTATCTCTGCACTTTTAGATATAGAAGATATTTCAAGAGCCTTTGATATTGGTTGCCACGATTACTTAAAAAAACCCTTTCATCTAAAAGAACTAAATCTTCGAATAAATAAAATTCTAAAATCTTCAATAGTACCACAAAACCATAAGAGATTATCAAAACAATACAGTTTTGACCATGATAATATGACACTTTATTTTAATAATGAACCTCATATCTTACCAAAAAGACAACTTATGATAATCTCACTATTATCTAAAAATAGAAGTCTAGTTGTAAATTATGATATGTTTAGAGAATATGCTTATGATGGAGATGATATAGATACAGCTACCATAAGAGCTGAAGTAAATAGAGTAAAAAAAGTTCTAAAAGAAGACTTTATTATAAATATAAGAGGTATCGGTTATATGGTAGAAAGGCCAAATTAA